The Dehalogenimonas sp. 4OHTPN genome window below encodes:
- a CDS encoding deoxyuridine 5'-triphosphate nucleotidohydrolase, with amino-acid sequence MTALAKAELLRLIGSEPPLLTGFIDLGDQVQPNGIDLTLKEVFTLEGAGVIPAENAGRKLSALVPAPFDSSGRIHLAAGNYLITYNEIVSLPKDVMALGRTRSSLLRCGAAIHTAVWDAGYSGRSQSLVVVYHPEGIVIERNAKVMQLVFFRLDSLTDGYGGIYQGEGTNR; translated from the coding sequence GTGACCGCCCTCGCCAAAGCTGAACTGTTACGCCTTATCGGCAGCGAGCCGCCGCTATTGACCGGGTTTATTGACCTCGGCGACCAGGTGCAGCCCAACGGCATTGACCTGACGCTGAAAGAGGTTTTCACTCTGGAAGGGGCGGGTGTCATCCCTGCCGAAAATGCCGGCCGGAAATTATCGGCACTCGTCCCCGCGCCTTTCGATTCATCAGGCCGCATCCATCTGGCTGCCGGAAACTATCTCATCACCTATAACGAGATCGTCAGCCTACCTAAAGACGTGATGGCATTGGGCAGGACGCGCTCCAGCCTGCTGCGCTGCGGAGCCGCCATTCACACCGCGGTCTGGGACGCCGGCTATTCCGGGCGGTCGCAGTCGCTGGTCGTCGTTTACCACCCTGAAGGCATTGTCATTGAAAGAAACGCCAAGGTGATGCAGCTGGTGTTTTTCAGACTTGACTCCCTGACCGATGGGTACGGCGGCATTTACCAGGGTGAGGGTACGAACCGGTAG
- a CDS encoding isoprenylcysteine carboxylmethyltransferase family protein — MGLFLKNLAFLVFIQLTAMAYVPLFVLPRQSVSFTDCRWVGLILLVTGAMMVMWCNWDFWRTGRGTPAPIDPPKVLVRRGLYRYTRNPIYFGVLLVLTGESILFASWPIALYAFVAGFGFNLFVMLYEEPALKHRFGAVYDEYSRDVPRWIPRFK, encoded by the coding sequence ATGGGGCTTTTTCTAAAGAATCTGGCCTTCCTGGTTTTCATCCAGCTTACCGCGATGGCGTATGTCCCGCTTTTCGTTCTGCCCCGCCAGAGCGTCTCTTTCACTGATTGCCGGTGGGTTGGGCTCATCCTGCTGGTTACCGGGGCGATGATGGTGATGTGGTGCAACTGGGACTTCTGGCGAACCGGGCGCGGCACGCCAGCTCCCATCGACCCCCCGAAAGTCCTTGTCAGGCGGGGTCTGTACCGGTACACCCGCAACCCGATATACTTCGGGGTGTTGCTTGTACTTACCGGCGAGTCAATCCTGTTTGCATCCTGGCCGATCGCCCTGTACGCTTTTGTGGCAGGCTTCGGATTTAACCTTTTTGTGATGCTGTATGAAGAGCCGGCACTTAAACACAGGTTTGGCGCAGTTTATGATGAATACTCGCGGGATGTACCGCGGTGGATACCCCGGTTCAAATAA
- a CDS encoding HAD-IC family P-type ATPase, whose amino-acid sequence MTENWHALSALESLARLESRASGLTEAEAKERLSKFGANTLEEKAGKSPVLMFLSQFASPLVYVLLAAAAVSAFTGHPVDTLTILGVLLANAVIGYIQESKAEKAMAALREMAAPRAKVRRAGKLRDITAADLVPGDVIIIEEGDRVPADARLLELAGLRVNESSLTGESEPVEKALSALQAEVTVGDRTNMVFQSTAATQGKAVAVVAATGMNTELGRIAGSLSGITEEKTPLQKGIARLSNYLVIILLAVCGLILGVGLIRGLEPVEMFLLAVAAAVSAIPEGLPAVVTVVLAIGMRMMAQRNAIIRKLVAVETLGSATVICSDKTGTLTLNQMTMRQLFADGRTVDITGEGYRPDGGFQEGGKVIAADDEPLRLALRIGALCNNATVTTGQECCSLFGDPTEGALLVAAAKAGLFKEDLDKEYRRLDEIPFSSERQYMATLNDAGKVHITHAKGAAEKLLGMCSHIYNGGRPVALDEVTRLEVRRQIETMASQAMRVLALAYAELPTAVTRLKEEHISGKLVLAGLAGIADPPRPEAREAVAAALGAGIRVIMITGDHAATAQAIAREVGIAGGRAMTGADVAALSDAELAAEVKDVSVFARIEPLQKLRIVRAWKSHGEVVAVTGDGVNDAPALKAADIGVAMGKSGTDVAREAADMVLADDNFASVVAAVEEGRGIFNRLRAVIYFLLASNIGELMALAAAIAILGDAPLLAAQILWINVVTDATITVPLAMEPRRGDELKSPPRSPEVSIIYPGLMWRVGYTALIMAAVVFGIFYWAEQRFTVEEARTLVFCTVVSFELWKGFIARSDELPAIKIGFFSNRWLLLAMGIAVLLQLAAVYLPFLQAAFRTVPPTPQMWAIAVGAGFSIFAVEELRKIFFPRLFSRGKWRRGE is encoded by the coding sequence ATGACTGAAAATTGGCACGCCCTTTCCGCGCTCGAATCGCTGGCCAGGCTGGAAAGCCGCGCTTCCGGCCTGACCGAGGCCGAGGCTAAAGAGCGGCTGTCCAAATTCGGCGCCAATACCCTGGAAGAGAAGGCCGGCAAGTCGCCGGTTCTCATGTTTCTCTCTCAATTCGCCAGCCCGCTGGTCTACGTCCTTTTGGCGGCGGCGGCCGTTTCCGCATTCACCGGTCATCCTGTGGACACACTGACCATCCTCGGCGTGCTGCTGGCTAATGCTGTTATCGGCTATATCCAGGAGAGTAAGGCGGAGAAAGCCATGGCCGCGCTGCGGGAGATGGCGGCGCCGCGGGCTAAAGTGCGCCGGGCCGGCAAATTGAGGGATATCACCGCGGCTGACCTGGTGCCGGGTGATGTCATCATTATCGAAGAGGGCGACCGGGTGCCAGCCGACGCCCGGCTGCTGGAACTAGCCGGCTTGCGGGTCAATGAGTCCTCCCTCACCGGGGAATCCGAGCCGGTCGAAAAAGCCCTGAGCGCGCTCCAGGCCGAGGTCACCGTCGGCGACCGGACCAACATGGTCTTTCAGAGCACCGCCGCCACCCAGGGCAAAGCCGTTGCCGTCGTTGCCGCCACCGGCATGAATACCGAACTGGGACGCATCGCCGGCAGCCTTTCCGGCATCACTGAAGAAAAGACCCCCCTTCAAAAGGGCATCGCCCGGCTGTCCAATTACCTGGTCATCATTTTGCTGGCGGTGTGCGGCCTCATCCTGGGAGTCGGCTTGATCCGCGGCCTGGAGCCGGTGGAAATGTTCCTGCTGGCGGTAGCCGCCGCGGTATCAGCTATCCCGGAAGGCTTGCCTGCCGTGGTCACCGTCGTGCTGGCCATCGGCATGCGCATGATGGCTCAGCGCAACGCCATTATCCGCAAGCTCGTTGCCGTCGAGACCCTTGGTTCAGCCACGGTCATCTGCTCTGACAAGACCGGCACGCTGACCTTGAACCAGATGACCATGCGTCAGTTGTTCGCGGACGGCCGCACCGTGGACATCACCGGCGAGGGCTACCGGCCGGATGGCGGGTTCCAGGAGGGCGGCAAGGTTATTGCCGCCGATGACGAACCACTGCGGCTGGCGCTGCGCATCGGCGCGCTGTGTAATAACGCCACGGTGACCACCGGCCAGGAGTGCTGTTCCCTCTTCGGCGATCCCACCGAGGGCGCGCTGCTGGTGGCCGCGGCTAAGGCAGGGCTTTTCAAGGAAGATCTGGATAAAGAATACCGGCGCTTGGATGAGATACCATTCTCCTCCGAGCGGCAGTACATGGCCACTCTAAACGACGCCGGCAAGGTTCACATAACCCACGCCAAGGGTGCCGCCGAAAAACTGCTGGGCATGTGTTCTCATATCTATAACGGCGGCCGGCCGGTGGCGCTCGATGAAGTTACCCGCCTTGAGGTCAGGCGCCAGATAGAAACAATGGCCAGCCAGGCGATGCGCGTCCTCGCCCTGGCTTACGCCGAATTACCCACGGCTGTTACCCGGCTTAAAGAAGAACATATCTCCGGCAAGCTGGTGCTGGCCGGGTTGGCCGGCATTGCCGATCCGCCGCGGCCGGAAGCCCGGGAAGCGGTGGCGGCCGCCCTGGGGGCCGGAATCCGGGTGATCATGATCACCGGCGATCACGCCGCCACCGCCCAGGCGATCGCCCGGGAAGTGGGCATCGCCGGTGGCCGGGCGATGACCGGCGCCGATGTCGCCGCGCTGTCCGACGCCGAACTGGCCGCTGAGGTCAAAGACGTCTCGGTCTTCGCCCGCATCGAACCGCTGCAGAAACTGCGTATTGTCCGCGCCTGGAAGTCCCACGGTGAAGTGGTGGCCGTCACCGGCGACGGCGTCAATGACGCCCCGGCGCTCAAGGCAGCCGATATCGGCGTGGCCATGGGCAAGTCCGGCACCGACGTCGCCCGTGAAGCCGCCGACATGGTCCTGGCTGACGACAACTTCGCTTCGGTGGTTGCCGCTGTCGAAGAAGGCCGCGGCATCTTTAACCGCCTCCGCGCCGTCATTTATTTCCTTCTGGCCAGCAACATCGGGGAACTGATGGCGCTGGCGGCGGCCATTGCCATCCTCGGCGATGCCCCGCTCCTGGCCGCCCAGATACTCTGGATCAACGTGGTTACCGACGCCACCATTACCGTGCCGCTGGCGATGGAACCCCGGCGCGGCGATGAACTCAAGAGCCCGCCGCGGTCGCCCGAAGTAAGCATTATCTATCCTGGTCTGATGTGGAGGGTCGGTTATACCGCGCTTATCATGGCGGCGGTGGTTTTCGGCATTTTCTACTGGGCTGAACAGCGCTTCACCGTGGAAGAAGCGCGGACACTCGTTTTTTGTACCGTCGTCAGCTTCGAACTCTGGAAGGGATTCATCGCCCGCAGCGATGAACTGCCGGCTATTAAAATCGGCTTTTTCTCCAACCGCTGGCTGCTGCTGGCAATGGGCATCGCCGTCCTGCTGCAATTGGCGGCGGTATACCTGCCCTTCCTGCAGGCAGCCTTCCGCACCGTGCCGCCGACGCCGCAGATGTGGGCCATCGCCGTGGGCGCGGGCTTCTCTATTTTCGCCGTCGAGGAGTTGCGGAAAATCTTCTTCCCCAGGCTGTTCTCCCGCGGCAAATGGCGGCGGGGAGAATAG
- a CDS encoding MalY/PatB family protein: MMNTRGMYRGGYPGSNNAAIEGMTLKYDFGRLIDRRGTGAVKWDMRQQLFGRDVLPMWVADMDFAIADPITAALEKRIAHPVYGYAAVSPSLVEAVVARLERKYNWPVKAEWLVFTPGVISALAAALKAFTHPGDAVVINDPVYHPFWSLVPGAGCRAAASPLKFETGEYRFDVKDLKKSFAPPGSGFMAAPRPKAMILCSPHNPVGSVWTRQELVDVGKIAIDAGAVVISDEVHCELLFDGLKHTPFASISEEFAQNSVVCMSASKTFNLAGLAASVIIIPSPRLRADFQAARSGILPNPDILSMTALEAAFRDGDEWLEQLLVYLQGNLDFLADFFEKRIPRIKVIRPQGTYLVWLDCRGLGLDRKGLREFFIQKSGIGLDEGHRFGAAGEGFMRMNIACPRSVLEEALRKIEIAAIGS, translated from the coding sequence ATGATGAATACTCGCGGGATGTACCGCGGTGGATACCCCGGTTCAAATAACGCCGCGATTGAAGGGATGACATTGAAGTACGATTTCGGCCGCCTGATAGACCGCCGCGGCACCGGCGCTGTCAAGTGGGACATGAGGCAGCAGCTGTTCGGGCGCGATGTTTTGCCGATGTGGGTGGCGGATATGGATTTTGCCATCGCCGACCCGATCACCGCCGCCCTTGAAAAGCGCATCGCCCATCCGGTTTACGGCTACGCCGCCGTCAGCCCCTCACTCGTTGAGGCAGTTGTCGCCCGGCTGGAGCGCAAATACAACTGGCCCGTCAAGGCGGAATGGCTGGTGTTCACTCCCGGAGTTATCTCGGCCCTGGCCGCGGCGCTAAAGGCTTTCACCCATCCCGGCGATGCCGTGGTCATCAACGACCCGGTTTATCACCCTTTCTGGAGTCTGGTGCCCGGCGCAGGCTGCCGCGCCGCTGCCAGTCCCCTCAAGTTCGAAACCGGAGAGTACCGTTTCGACGTTAAGGACTTGAAAAAGAGCTTTGCTCCGCCCGGTTCCGGTTTCATGGCAGCGCCGCGGCCCAAAGCGATGATCCTGTGCAGCCCGCACAACCCGGTCGGCAGCGTTTGGACGCGGCAGGAATTAGTTGATGTCGGCAAGATCGCCATTGACGCCGGCGCTGTCGTCATCTCCGACGAAGTGCACTGCGAACTGCTCTTCGACGGCCTGAAGCATACGCCCTTTGCCTCGATTTCCGAGGAATTCGCCCAGAACTCGGTGGTCTGCATGTCGGCCAGTAAAACATTCAACCTGGCCGGGCTGGCGGCATCGGTCATCATCATTCCCAGTCCGCGCCTCCGCGCCGATTTTCAGGCGGCCAGATCCGGCATACTGCCCAACCCTGATATCCTGTCAATGACAGCTCTTGAGGCCGCTTTCCGCGACGGCGACGAGTGGCTTGAGCAGTTGCTAGTCTACCTCCAGGGCAACCTTGATTTCTTGGCCGATTTCTTTGAAAAGCGCATTCCGCGGATTAAAGTAATACGGCCGCAGGGGACATATCTGGTATGGCTGGACTGCCGCGGCCTGGGGCTGGACCGGAAAGGGTTGCGCGAATTCTTTATCCAAAAGTCGGGGATCGGTTTGGATGAGGGTCATCGGTTCGGCGCGGCGGGCGAGGGCTTCATGCGGATGAACATCGCCTGCCCGAGGAGTGTTTTAGAAGAGGCGTTGCGGAAAATCGAGATTGCTGCGATAGGCAGCTAA
- a CDS encoding ABC transporter ATP-binding protein, with translation MRPDVIQIDHLTKMYGKNRGITDVSFNVQEGEIYGFIGPNGAGKTTTLRLLVGLIFPSGGSARIFGKDAVREGNVIRADIGYLPSEVFYYENMKVIDLLRYSASFYRRDSSKRMRELAERLELDTSRKIDELSYGNKKKVGIVQGLLHSPKLIILDEPTSGLDPLMQREFFDIIREENQRGATVLFSSHILSEVQRLCHRVAIIKEGSIIRIDEVAAINRQAYKQFRITSTDLNVADLPAAEVSDIHQDGGELSFLFRGDIDTVLKLIARHHVTDIQILEPTLEEIFMHYYE, from the coding sequence ATGAGACCCGATGTAATCCAGATTGACCACCTGACCAAGATGTACGGCAAGAACCGGGGCATTACCGATGTCTCGTTCAATGTTCAGGAAGGAGAAATCTACGGCTTTATCGGCCCCAACGGTGCCGGAAAAACGACGACGCTGAGGCTTTTAGTCGGCCTCATCTTCCCTTCCGGCGGCAGCGCCCGAATCTTCGGCAAAGACGCAGTCAGGGAAGGCAACGTCATCCGGGCTGATATCGGCTACCTGCCGTCCGAGGTTTTCTACTATGAAAATATGAAGGTAATCGACCTTCTAAGATACTCTGCCAGCTTCTACCGCAGGGACAGCTCAAAGCGGATGCGGGAACTTGCCGAACGGCTGGAGCTTGACACCTCACGCAAGATCGATGAATTGTCTTACGGCAACAAAAAGAAAGTCGGCATCGTCCAGGGCTTGCTGCATTCCCCGAAACTCATCATCCTCGATGAGCCCACCTCCGGCCTGGACCCTCTGATGCAGCGGGAGTTTTTCGATATCATCCGGGAAGAAAACCAACGTGGAGCGACAGTCCTGTTTTCATCCCACATCCTCTCAGAGGTGCAGCGCCTGTGTCACCGGGTGGCGATCATCAAAGAAGGTTCGATTATCAGGATTGACGAGGTAGCCGCCATCAACCGCCAGGCATACAAGCAGTTCCGGATAACCTCGACCGATCTGAATGTCGCCGACCTGCCGGCGGCGGAGGTCAGCGACATTCATCAGGACGGCGGCGAACTGTCATTCCTCTTCCGCGGCGATATCGACACCGTATTGAAACTGATCGCCCGTCACCACGTAACCGATATCCAGATTCTTGAGCCGACGCTGGAAGAGATCTTCATGCATTACTACGAGTAG